A stretch of the Amphiura filiformis unplaced genomic scaffold, Afil_fr2py scaffold_90, whole genome shotgun sequence genome encodes the following:
- the LOC140144870 gene encoding arylsulfatase B-like — MVTCMDEAIGNITQALKNNGMWDNTVLIFSTDNGGPLKDYKDPEFLKCTNTKSVSSNWPLRGGKGSFWEGGIRGAAFVHSPLLMPHVRGTENRELMGMVDWLPTIAGYLGKGNIANLTLDGYNIWPAISQGDKSPRQELLHYVVRGDKRVYGALRFGDWKLLHPPPGGNLNYHVKHSLHVPPPEMNITLKSTRVQVVNGSNPSTWLFNITRDPLELHNLAAEHPEVTLLLRDKLTNYSKYKVSHKKVTCRK, encoded by the exons ATGGTGACTTGCATGGATGAAGCTATCGGCAATATCACGCAAGCTCTGAAGAACAATGGCATGTGGGATAACACAGTACTTATATTCTCCACGG ATAATGGTGGACCTTTGAAAGATTATAAAGATCCTGAATTTCTCAAGTGTACAAATACTAAATCGGTGTCTTCGAATTGGCCGCTAAGAGGTGGCAAAGGTTCATTTTGGGAGGGAGGAATCAGAGGTGCCGCCTTTGTGCACAGTCCTCTCTTGATGCCACACGTTCGTGGAACAGAAAACAGGGAATTAATGGGAATGGTGGATTGGTTACCAACTATTGCAGGCTACTTAGGGAAGGGCAATATAGCCAATCTAACACTGGATGGTTACAATATATGGCCTGCAATAAG CCAAGGTGACAAGTCACCAAGGCAAGAGCTATTGCATTACGTGGTACGTGGAGATAAAAGAGTATATGGTGCATTGCGGTTCGGGGATTGGAAACTACTTCATCCACCACCAG GGGGGAATTTGAATTATCACGTAAAACATAGCTTGCATGTTCCGCCACCAGAGATGAACATTACACTTAAATCAACCAGAGTTCAAGTCGTTAACGGATCAAATCCTTCCACATGGCTGTTTAACATTACACGAGATCCACTAGAGCTTCATAATCTGGCAGCCGAGCATCCAGAAGTGACATTACTATTAAGAGATAAATTAACCAACTATTCtaagtacaaggtgtcccataaaaaggttacatgtagaaaatga